Proteins co-encoded in one Kutzneria chonburiensis genomic window:
- a CDS encoding LpqN/LpqT family lipoprotein → MVELPLALDVPDGWVPVDPAESGAPGAALVIVLPTPEGEFTPNITVGVGEPQSTVDLHAAVDAAVARLSEVADELVVRSRQDVGEDPAPGVAQVIDLLVGGQRLAQYQVHLSVPLPDNDGHVVVELAGTCTPSQAERAVPDFQRVVGSFHLRADDE, encoded by the coding sequence ATGGTAGAGCTGCCTTTGGCGTTGGACGTGCCGGACGGCTGGGTTCCCGTCGACCCGGCCGAATCGGGCGCTCCGGGCGCGGCCCTGGTCATCGTGCTGCCTACGCCCGAAGGGGAGTTCACGCCCAATATCACCGTCGGTGTGGGCGAGCCCCAGTCCACTGTGGACCTGCACGCCGCCGTGGACGCCGCCGTCGCGCGACTGTCCGAAGTGGCCGATGAGCTCGTGGTGCGCAGCCGACAGGACGTGGGCGAGGATCCCGCTCCCGGCGTGGCCCAGGTGATCGACCTGCTGGTCGGCGGCCAGCGGCTGGCGCAGTACCAGGTGCACCTGTCGGTTCCGTTGCCGGACAACGACGGGCACGTGGTGGTGGAGCTGGCCGGCACGTGCACGCCGTCGCAGGCCGAGCGGGCGGTGCCGGACTTCCAGCGGGTGGTGGGCAGTTTCCACCTGCGCGCGGACGACGAGTGA